A single window of Mugil cephalus isolate CIBA_MC_2020 chromosome 1, CIBA_Mcephalus_1.1, whole genome shotgun sequence DNA harbors:
- the LOC125021919 gene encoding sentrin-specific protease 5-like — MRDSGGSLAQNRWQGDLGLTTVGQDDTGGGGIPGDHLIVPVSGHSVSSPVQFRLGKEKVGEYVGEEDGIGVIEAIGDEEEEVNNLDGEDVGEFEGKGWENNEDEEEDGEEDGDQEEAEEWDIPDFLAQYPVPQHQQPHGQQQKVEKVVPVEDAVSPAAAADARELFMSNLSRYRALKRLRRLQRLRTHGGLGFRLTQHWKSWRQRARWVCSLAHRWSGRGQRYNAHGGKQRRIKRHRQSTYHDEDDSNDERFTVSERDKQINGCSSDKQEDRARWQMEVKPVELALTEEHTSCVSGILEESLQQYGSLIPIHVDDIVEKLQDIFGESFSQPHRKAVVQHLIQSFQRSSGSVMAKTFRVNYKRHVLTMDDLGTLYGQNWLNDQIMNMYGDLVMDSVPDKVHFFNSFFYDKLRTKGYEGVKRWTKNVDIFQKDLLLIPIHLEVHWSLVSVDIPRRAITYFDSQRTLNRRCPKHIFKYLQAEAIKKGQRDFLTGWKAFFKMNVGRQNNDSDCGAFVLQYCKCLALGQPFTFGQQDMPRLRRQMYKELCHCKLTL, encoded by the exons ATGCGTGACAGTGGTGGCAGTCTGGCCCAGAACCGCTGGCAGGGAGACCTGGGTCTGACCACTGTGGGCCAGGAcgacacaggaggag GTGGGATACCCGGAGACCACCTCATAGTCCCAGTGTCGGGTCACAGTGTGTCCAGCCCCGTCCAGTTCAGACTCGGCAAAGAAAAAGTAGGCGAGTATGTCGGCGAGGAGGACGGGATAGGTGTGATTGAGGCGATAggggacgaggaggaagaagtgaaCAATCTCGACGGGGAGGACGTTGGCGAGTTTGAGGGCAAAGGCTGGGAGAACAatgaggacgaggaagaggacggcgaggaagatggagaccaggaggaggcagaggagtggGACATCCCCGATTTTCTTGCCCAGTACCCTGTACCGCAACACCAACAACCTCACGGACAGCAGCAGAAGGTAGAAAAAGTGGTCCCCGTGGAGGACGCCGTGTccccggcggcggcggcggacgCACGGGAGTTGTTCATGTCCAACCTCAGCCGGTACCGGGCTCTCAAGAGGCTCCGGCGCTTGCAGCGTTTACGAACCCACGGGGGCCTTGGATTCCGACTCACGCAGCATTGGAAAAGCTGGCGCCAGCGAGCCCGGTGGGTTTGCTCGCTAGCGCACCGATGGAGCGGCCGAGGGCAAAGGTACAACGCGCACGGCGGCAAGCAGCGAAGGATAAAAAGGCATCGGCAGTCGACGTACCACGACGAGGACGACAGCAACGACGAGCGGTTCACAGTATCTGAGAGAG ATAAGCAGATAAATGGCTGTTCTTCAGACAAGCAAGAGGACAGAGCGAGGTGGCAGATGGAGGTTAAACCCGTGGAGCTGGCCCTTACTGAGGAGCACACGAGTTGCGTCAGTG GTATTCTTGAAGAATCCCTACAGCAGTATGGCAGTTTGATCCCCATCCACGTGGACGACATTGTGGAAAAGCTTCAGGACATCTTCGGCGAGAGCTTCTCACAGCCGCACAG GAAAGCAGTGGTCCAACATCTAATACAATCCTTCCAACGGTCGTCGGGATCAGTCATGGCTAAAACGTTCAGAGTCAACTACAAACGCCACGTCCTGACCATGGACGACCTCGGCACTTTGTACGGACAGAACTGGCTCAATGACCAG ATTATGAACATGTATGGAGACCTGGTCATGGACTCGGTGCCAGATAAG GTGCATTTTTTCAACAGCTTCTTTTATGATAAGCTAAGGACAAAAGGCTATGAAGGAGTCAAACGGTGGACAAAAAAT GTCGACATCTTTCAGAAGGATCTGTTGTTGATCCCCATCCATCTGGAAGTTCACTGGTCGCTGGTCAGTGTCGACATTCCTCGTCGCGCCATCACGTACTTCGACTCTCAGCGGACCCTCAACAGGCGATGCCCAAAG CACATTTTCAAGTATCTGCAAGCCGAAGCCATCAAAAAAGGCCAACGAGACTTTTTGACGGGATGGAAAGCCTTTTTCAAAATG AATGTGGGTCGCCAGAACAATGACAGTGACTGTGGGGCTTTTGTGCTACAG TACTGCAAATGCCTGGCGCTAGGGCAGCCTTTCACCTTCGGCCAGCAGGACATGCCCCGGCTCAGAAGGCAAATGTACAAAGAACTGTGTCACTGCAAGCTCACCCTGTAA